Below is a genomic region from Paraburkholderia sp. BL23I1N1.
GACAAAATGCAGACCTGCGAGTGTTTCGGGCAAGCGTTCGTAGTCGCGAGCGAGGCGTCGAAAGCGGTTGAGCCATCCGAAGCTGCGCTCGACTACCCATCGACGTGGCAACAGCACAAAACCCTTTTTCGCTTCATCGAGCTTGATCACCTGGAGATCAATTCCCTGAGCGCGCGCGGCCTGCGCAGGAGCTTCGCCCGTGTAACCCTGATCGGCAAAGGCCACTTTCACGGTTTCTCCCGTTGCCTGCTGCACCTGGCGCGCCAGCTCTGTCACCTGTGCGCGCTCCTGCTCGTTGGCCGGCGTCACGTGTACGGCGAGCAACTGACCCAGCGTGTCGACCGCCATATGCACCTTGCTGCCACGCTTGCGCTTGTAGCCGTCATAGCCTGCGCGTGGACCGCTCTCACATGTCGATTGCATCGTACGGCCATCAAGGATCACCGCGCTGGGCTGCCCCCGCCGCCCCTGCGCGACACGGATGATTGAACGAAGATCACTCACCATGCATTCGAAACAGCCGGCCGCCAGCCATCGTTGCGTCTGCTGGTACACGAGTTCCCACGGCGGGAAGTTGGTCGGCAGCATTCGCCACGCAGCCCCAGCGCGAGCCATCCAGCGCAACGCATTGAACATCTCGCGCAACTCGTATTTACGCTGTGGTGCACTCTCATCCATCAACGTCAGATACGCTGCTACGAAGCTCCATTCTTCGTCTGACACGTCTGTCGGGTACGCTTTACGTTTCTCTCTTGTCATCCCTCCAGGGTACCAGGTTTTGACCGGAAGTTCCTAACACCGTCTAGAAAACAGGCAACTCGTAACAGTCTCGTGCCGCCATCGGACCGATTGAATCAGCGGTCAGTTGGCCGTCCGCTCCTGACCGTTTTTCCTGGCCGGGTGGGTATACAAGAGTATGAGCATCCCATGCTAATTCGCTAGTAAAGCTAGCCGTTCGTAGCATGGTTCTGTGTGCCACGAATATCTAATCTAGTCTCATGGACCGGCCCGCGCATCCCAGAAAAATCCTCAATGGTCGGCGGTAGCCTCAAACGGCATATGCGCGAGATAGCCAGTGCTGGAATCCAGAAAAAGCGAAAGAAGGAGTTCGCGCAAATACAGACTTGGAATCCTGGCGATCACAAAAGTATCGTAGATGATTTGTAACGTTCATGTGGAGTGTTGAGATCCATGGCGCCGTCACTTACCCCGGAATTGTTTGAAACGATTGTCTATGAAACGAAAGGTGCTGTGGCATACGTCACGCTGAATCGCCCCAAGGTTCTCAATGCATTGAACCAGCGAGCCATCGGCGAATTGAGGGCAGCGTTCGAAACCGCTCGGGATGATACTCAGGTCAGCGGCGTCATCATCACGGGCGCGGGCGATCGCGCGTTTATCGCGGGAGCGGATATCGCCGAACTGGCCAGCGCGACGCCCGTCGAGGCCGAGCAGCACACACGTGACGGGCAGGCTTTGCTCAACCTCGTCGAAAGCCTCGGCAAGCCCGTCATTGCGGCGGTCAACGGTCTTGCACTTGGCGGTGGATGCGAGACCGCATTGGCCTGCACGATCCGACTTGCAGCATCAACCGCGAAATTCGGGCAACCCGAAATCAAACTCGGCCTCATTCCGGGCTTTGGCGGAACACAGCGTCTTGCGCGCCTTGTCGGCAAGGGAATCGCGCTGCAGCTCATTCTCACCGGCGAGATGATCACCGCCGAAGAAGCGCTTCGTATCGGCCTTGTTAACGAAATCGTCGAGCCGTCGAAGCTTCTCGCGCGTGCAGAAGAAATTCTCGCGCAGATCGCCGTGAATGCACCCCTCGCGGTGCGCTATGCCATTGCGGCCGTCAATCGCGGACTCGACGGCTCGCTGTTTGAGGGACTCGCCCTCGAAGGAGCCTTGTTTGCGCTGTGCGCATCCACTGAAGACAAGACGGAAGGCACGAAAGCATTCCTCGAAAAACGGCCACCAAAGTTCACCGGCCGATGAATAGCGACTGTCCATACGACCGTCGTTACTGTTTTAAATACAGCGCGTAACCAACGCGACTAGGTT
It encodes:
- a CDS encoding enoyl-CoA hydratase-related protein, encoding MAPSLTPELFETIVYETKGAVAYVTLNRPKVLNALNQRAIGELRAAFETARDDTQVSGVIITGAGDRAFIAGADIAELASATPVEAEQHTRDGQALLNLVESLGKPVIAAVNGLALGGGCETALACTIRLAASTAKFGQPEIKLGLIPGFGGTQRLARLVGKGIALQLILTGEMITAEEALRIGLVNEIVEPSKLLARAEEILAQIAVNAPLAVRYAIAAVNRGLDGSLFEGLALEGALFALCASTEDKTEGTKAFLEKRPPKFTGR
- a CDS encoding IS5 family transposase yields the protein MTREKRKAYPTDVSDEEWSFVAAYLTLMDESAPQRKYELREMFNALRWMARAGAAWRMLPTNFPPWELVYQQTQRWLAAGCFECMVSDLRSIIRVAQGRRGQPSAVILDGRTMQSTCESGPRAGYDGYKRKRGSKVHMAVDTLGQLLAVHVTPANEQERAQVTELARQVQQATGETVKVAFADQGYTGEAPAQAARAQGIDLQVIKLDEAKKGFVLLPRRWVVERSFGWLNRFRRLARDYERLPETLAGLHFVVFAMLMLVHAIPVLRSS